One Glutamicibacter halophytocola DNA segment encodes these proteins:
- the pheA gene encoding prephenate dehydratase, whose translation MKYAYLGPAGTFTESALLQVPGAEAAQRIPAANVNVALAMVRDGSVDAAMVPIENSVEGGVSATLDAIAQGQALQIIAEILVPISFVLAVRPGIDSLDQIKLVSTHGHAWAQCRLWAEANIPGAVFTPASSTAAAAVALGDDEPGHDAAICNPLVAEERRLNVLVRGVEDNIGAVTRFILVTRPGKIPAPSGVDKSTLIMPLPEDRPGALMELLEQFTARGVNLSRIESRPTGEGLGQYFFSVDFEGHVADERVAAALSGLHRLSPELRFLGSYPAAQGVEPFVDTHNSDAAFSEARSWVQSLRDRF comes from the coding sequence ATGAAATACGCCTATCTGGGACCTGCCGGCACCTTCACCGAGTCGGCGCTGCTGCAGGTTCCCGGTGCTGAAGCAGCGCAGCGCATTCCCGCAGCAAATGTGAATGTCGCGCTGGCCATGGTGCGCGATGGAAGTGTCGACGCTGCGATGGTGCCGATCGAGAATTCGGTGGAGGGCGGCGTTTCGGCCACCCTGGACGCCATCGCCCAAGGCCAGGCCCTGCAGATCATTGCCGAGATCCTGGTGCCCATCAGCTTCGTGCTGGCGGTGCGCCCGGGCATCGACTCGCTGGACCAGATCAAGCTCGTCTCCACTCACGGCCACGCGTGGGCGCAATGCCGTTTGTGGGCAGAGGCGAATATCCCCGGCGCCGTCTTCACCCCTGCCTCTTCCACCGCGGCTGCCGCGGTGGCTCTGGGCGATGATGAACCAGGGCATGATGCGGCGATCTGCAACCCGCTGGTGGCCGAGGAGCGCAGACTGAACGTGCTGGTGCGCGGGGTTGAGGACAACATCGGCGCGGTCACCCGCTTTATCCTGGTCACCCGTCCGGGAAAGATCCCGGCGCCCAGCGGGGTGGACAAGTCCACGCTGATCATGCCGCTGCCCGAAGACCGTCCCGGCGCGCTGATGGAACTCCTTGAGCAGTTCACCGCGCGCGGGGTGAACCTTTCGCGCATTGAATCGCGTCCCACCGGAGAAGGCCTGGGGCAGTACTTCTTCTCCGTGGATTTTGAAGGCCACGTCGCCGACGAACGCGTTGCCGCGGCCCTGTCCGGGTTGCACCGCTTGTCCCCGGAGCTGCGTTTCCTCGGTTCCTACCCGGCGGCCCAGGGCGTTGAGCCCTTTGTTGATACGCACAATTCCGATGCCGCGTTCAGCGAAGCCCGCAGCTGGGTGCAGTCGCTGCGCGACCGGTTCTAG
- a CDS encoding amidase, producing MFPSSALKLRDDLARGEISSRELTEHYLNRIEQHKDLGAFVHVAEDAMAAARAADEAQARGKTGRLHGLPTAFKDLNDVAGMPTTYGSAAVDHPEATRDHPLVGRLRSEGVVILGKTQVPEFGLSSHSENLVSAPSRNPFDPQRSSGGSSGGQAAAIAAGMIPLGAGSDGGGSVRIPAAACGLIGLKPSLGRVPSDVLDGYVDPLGAPKLAVSGPLAHDALDAALLLDAMRGKDHYLPLLQGSYPQRLDGLNIGFSTLSPFESVYDISLSPEARTAFERGLELLGQRHRVQPARLDYASDYPESFATVWTNGLKDVPVNDESLLGELARDYRRRAAGRSLEQNLQAGSRLKQIAADFVRQWSAYDVIATPAMASIPPLVGHYTQSTADRDYMLQCQYTPYTSMVNVASVAAITIPVTTTSGGLPMSIQLISPRSDEGLLLALAAQMQM from the coding sequence ATGTTTCCCTCCAGCGCCTTGAAATTGCGAGACGATCTGGCCCGTGGCGAGATTTCCAGCCGCGAGCTCACCGAGCACTACCTGAACCGCATCGAGCAGCACAAGGATCTGGGCGCCTTTGTGCATGTGGCCGAGGACGCCATGGCGGCCGCGCGGGCCGCCGACGAGGCGCAGGCCCGAGGGAAGACCGGCCGGCTGCACGGGCTGCCCACCGCATTCAAGGACCTCAACGACGTCGCCGGAATGCCCACCACCTATGGGTCGGCCGCGGTGGATCATCCAGAAGCCACCCGCGACCACCCGCTGGTGGGGCGCTTGCGTTCCGAGGGCGTGGTCATCCTGGGCAAGACGCAGGTTCCGGAGTTCGGGCTGAGCAGCCATTCGGAAAACCTGGTGTCAGCGCCCTCGCGCAATCCCTTTGATCCCCAGCGCTCCTCTGGCGGCTCCTCGGGCGGGCAGGCCGCGGCGATCGCTGCCGGGATGATTCCGCTGGGCGCGGGATCCGATGGCGGCGGCTCCGTGCGGATTCCGGCCGCAGCTTGCGGACTGATCGGGCTCAAGCCCTCGCTGGGCCGGGTGCCCTCGGATGTGCTGGACGGATATGTTGATCCGCTGGGTGCGCCTAAGCTCGCGGTCTCCGGCCCGCTGGCCCATGATGCGCTGGATGCGGCCCTGCTGCTCGACGCGATGCGCGGAAAGGACCACTATCTGCCGTTGCTGCAGGGCAGCTACCCGCAGCGGCTGGACGGGTTGAACATCGGATTCAGCACCCTCTCGCCCTTTGAATCGGTGTACGACATCTCGCTCTCCCCCGAAGCACGCACCGCCTTTGAGCGCGGCCTTGAGCTGCTCGGGCAGCGCCACCGGGTGCAGCCAGCCCGGCTGGACTACGCCTCGGACTATCCAGAAAGCTTCGCTACGGTGTGGACCAACGGGCTGAAGGACGTGCCAGTGAATGACGAGTCCTTGCTGGGCGAGCTGGCCAGGGATTACCGCCGCCGCGCAGCCGGGCGGTCGCTGGAACAAAATTTGCAGGCGGGTTCACGGCTCAAGCAGATCGCTGCCGATTTTGTGCGCCAGTGGTCGGCCTATGACGTGATTGCCACCCCGGCCATGGCGAGCATTCCACCGCTGGTCGGGCACTATACACAATCCACGGCAGATCGCGATTATATGTTGCAATGCCAGTACACCCCGTACACCTCCATGGTGAACGTCGCCTCAGTCGCTGCCATCACCATCCCGGTCACGACCACCAGTGGCGGATTACCCATGAGTATTCAGCTGATTTCCCCGCGTTCCGACGAGGGGCTCCTGCTCGCGCTGGCGGCCCAGATGCAGATGTGA
- a CDS encoding peptide MFS transporter, which translates to MSTATTSTSSTGRTFFGHPGALASLFSVEMWERFSFYGMQGLLAYYMYYSATEGGLGMDQGLALSLVGAYGGAVYLSTILGAWLSDRLFGSERVLFFSAIAIMLGHIGLALLPGYIGLIVGLILVAVGSGGLKANAVALVGSLYAKDDPRIDAGFSLFYMGVNIGGLIGPLLTGWLQVSFGFHIGFGAAAIGMAIGLGIYTAGRKKLPAGGNIPNNPLPAAERKRYVVIFAAVIVLIIAAFASKIVTPENLASTIAYVVIAASIIYFALILRSKKVDATERKQVWAFIPFYIGSAAFWALFQQQFTFIAAYSDQRLDRHLGSWEMPPSWVTSINPVFIIIFAGIFAALWTKLGKRQPHTAIKFGLALVIVGAAFLCFIPLESFAKTPLLALVGILLLCTFAELLLSPVGQAIATKLAPAAFGTQMIALFFLSVSLGTTLSGVLAGYYTPGNEIPYFIAMGGTAVVVGVAMMAATPGLKKLMGSVH; encoded by the coding sequence ATGTCTACTGCAACAACGAGCACTTCCAGCACCGGAAGGACCTTCTTCGGTCACCCCGGTGCGCTCGCAAGCCTGTTCAGCGTGGAAATGTGGGAGCGATTCTCCTTCTACGGCATGCAGGGCTTGCTGGCTTACTACATGTACTACTCGGCCACCGAGGGTGGCCTGGGGATGGACCAGGGCCTGGCCCTGTCGCTGGTCGGCGCCTACGGCGGCGCTGTCTACCTCTCCACCATCCTGGGCGCATGGCTCTCGGACCGGCTCTTCGGCTCCGAGCGCGTGCTGTTCTTCTCGGCCATCGCCATTATGCTCGGCCACATCGGCTTGGCACTGCTGCCAGGCTACATCGGCCTGATCGTTGGCCTGATCCTGGTCGCGGTGGGATCCGGCGGCCTGAAGGCCAACGCCGTGGCCCTGGTTGGTTCGCTCTATGCCAAGGATGATCCCCGCATTGATGCCGGCTTCTCCCTGTTCTACATGGGCGTGAACATCGGCGGGCTGATCGGCCCGCTGCTCACCGGCTGGCTGCAGGTTTCCTTCGGCTTCCACATTGGCTTCGGCGCCGCCGCCATCGGCATGGCTATTGGCCTGGGCATCTACACTGCCGGACGCAAGAAGCTTCCTGCCGGCGGCAACATCCCGAACAATCCGCTGCCTGCCGCCGAGCGCAAGCGCTACGTGGTCATCTTCGCCGCCGTGATCGTCCTGATCATTGCCGCCTTCGCCAGCAAGATCGTGACCCCGGAGAACCTGGCAAGCACCATCGCCTACGTGGTCATCGCCGCTTCGATCATCTACTTCGCACTGATCCTGCGCAGCAAGAAGGTCGATGCGACCGAACGCAAGCAGGTCTGGGCATTCATTCCGTTCTACATCGGCTCGGCCGCCTTCTGGGCACTGTTCCAGCAGCAGTTCACCTTCATCGCCGCCTACTCGGATCAGCGCCTGGACCGCCACTTGGGCAGCTGGGAAATGCCGCCGAGCTGGGTCACCTCGATCAACCCGGTGTTCATCATCATCTTTGCCGGCATCTTCGCGGCCCTGTGGACCAAGCTGGGCAAGCGCCAGCCGCACACCGCCATCAAGTTCGGCTTGGCACTGGTCATCGTGGGTGCTGCATTCCTGTGCTTCATCCCGCTGGAATCTTTCGCCAAGACCCCGCTGCTGGCCCTGGTGGGCATCTTGCTGCTGTGCACCTTCGCCGAGCTGCTGCTCTCGCCAGTAGGCCAGGCAATTGCCACCAAGCTGGCTCCGGCCGCATTCGGCACGCAGATGATCGCGCTGTTCTTCTTGTCGGTATCCCTGGGCACCACCCTGTCGGGCGTGCTGGCCGGGTACTACACCCCGGGCAACGAGATCCCCTACTTCATCGCCATGGGCGGCACCGCCGTCGTCGTGGGCGTAGCCATGATGGCTGCAACCCCGGGGCTGAAGAAGCTGATGGGCTCGGTTCACTAG
- a CDS encoding diacylglycerol/lipid kinase family protein → MQTNRVIVFAAVAAAAAVAATSWYSVRKLSHYRLPSAQEPVAAEHATPGKVALVINPSKSGAEEAQKAVERVCAEAGIEAPLVLHTTKENPGQDAAREALDAQCDTIIAAGGDGTIRAVAEVLEGTDASLGILPLGTGNLLARNVEIPIDDLHTAALVAVRGMVRRIDVGHMKLKLLDGSEADHAFLVIAGVGTDADLFDDTNEELKSKVGWLAYSEAGLRQLPGKRKKVNFKLDGDENWQNRKVRSVLFANCGKLQGLDFVPDAKIDDGVLDAVILSPRSAAGWMWILLKTAFRAKNKIPVMSFYQTPGIALRCTEPMNTQIDGDPTGEVNELEVSVSPSALRLRTP, encoded by the coding sequence ATGCAGACAAATCGTGTGATCGTTTTCGCTGCCGTGGCTGCCGCAGCTGCCGTCGCGGCAACCAGTTGGTACTCGGTGCGCAAGCTCTCGCACTACCGCTTGCCCTCGGCGCAAGAGCCGGTAGCGGCCGAACACGCCACCCCGGGCAAGGTGGCACTGGTCATCAATCCTTCCAAGTCAGGTGCGGAAGAAGCGCAGAAGGCCGTGGAGCGGGTTTGCGCTGAAGCAGGCATCGAAGCGCCACTGGTTCTGCACACCACCAAGGAGAACCCGGGCCAGGATGCGGCCCGGGAAGCCCTGGATGCGCAATGCGACACAATTATTGCCGCGGGCGGCGACGGAACGATTCGCGCCGTGGCAGAGGTGCTCGAAGGCACCGATGCCTCGTTGGGCATCCTTCCGCTGGGCACCGGCAACCTGCTCGCGCGCAATGTCGAGATCCCCATTGACGACCTGCACACCGCAGCACTGGTGGCAGTGCGGGGCATGGTGCGCCGAATCGATGTGGGGCACATGAAGCTGAAGCTGCTCGATGGCAGCGAGGCGGACCATGCGTTCCTGGTCATCGCCGGTGTTGGCACCGACGCGGATCTTTTCGACGACACCAATGAAGAGCTGAAATCCAAGGTCGGCTGGCTCGCCTACTCGGAGGCTGGCCTGCGCCAGCTGCCCGGCAAGCGCAAGAAGGTCAACTTCAAGCTGGACGGCGATGAGAACTGGCAGAACCGCAAGGTCCGCTCGGTGCTCTTCGCCAACTGCGGCAAGCTGCAGGGCCTGGACTTCGTCCCGGACGCCAAAATTGATGACGGCGTGCTCGACGCGGTCATCCTGTCTCCGCGCTCGGCCGCTGGCTGGATGTGGATTCTGCTCAAGACCGCCTTCCGGGCCAAGAACAAGATTCCGGTGATGAGCTTCTACCAGACCCCGGGCATCGCCCTTCGCTGCACCGAGCCGATGAATACCCAGATTGACGGGGACCCCACCGGCGAGGTCAATGAGCTGGAAGTCAGCGTTTCGCCCAGCGCGCTGCGCCTGCGCACCCCATAG
- a CDS encoding rhodanese-like domain-containing protein, translating into MSDFETVSVNDVPKDAFILDVREDFEWEAGHATGATHIVLGTLPERVGELDPDVDTYVICRTGGRSAQAAAWLTGMGHTAFNIAGGSDAWIEAGLPMESENGQEPAVR; encoded by the coding sequence GTGAGCGATTTTGAAACTGTCTCGGTCAACGATGTCCCGAAGGATGCCTTCATCCTTGACGTGCGCGAGGACTTCGAATGGGAAGCAGGCCACGCAACCGGTGCCACCCACATCGTGCTCGGCACCCTGCCCGAGCGTGTTGGCGAGCTGGACCCGGACGTGGACACCTACGTGATCTGCCGTACCGGCGGGCGTTCGGCGCAGGCCGCCGCCTGGCTCACCGGCATGGGCCACACCGCTTTCAACATTGCCGGCGGATCCGACGCGTGGATTGAAGCAGGATTGCCCATGGAATCGGAGAACGGGCAGGAGCCGGCCGTCCGATGA